Genomic segment of Sodaliphilus pleomorphus:
TAGCAGGTGCATTATCATCCCTTAAATAATTAAAGAGATAAGGGGATAAGTCATGCCTTATTGTTCGTATATTGTCGCTTGGATTACTCATGTTTGGATATTTTTAATTTGTAACAGGTTAATTCTTCTCAATTTTTTTGAAGGAATCTACTTCAAGTATAGGATAGTCTATTCTTTTGTCTCGTCCTAATAATGTGTTTATTTTATCCCTTCCTTCAACATATCGTTGCTCAGAAGGAATAAACGCAACATCACAGGAACCACCTGGGTAGAATAAAATCATATCAATGATAAGACCATCGAGAAACTCTTCTTCATGGTCTTTATCAATATGAAGAACGAAATGACCCATTTCCAAAGTCTCTCCCCCAAAGATAGGCTCTTGATATCTGCATGATATTTTCAATCTTTCAGCATCCAGAGCTGTATATGAGAAATTTTCATTTGAAGGAAATGAGAACTCACAGTGAAGAGATATTTTGTTGAAATAAACATTCAATTTATACACCTCACATACAGAATGACCAACATTCTGAATTTTAGCCATAAATGTATATTCCACTTTGTTGCTATAAGGGTCATTCTTTGTTTTGTATAACCCGCAACCGTCTATCTCCAAAGGAGTATTGCTTTGTCTGTTCATGACATCCCGGATCTCATAGTCCTCCATGACTTCGACAGTTGCATTTCTTCTGATATAGTACAAATGGTTTATTTTGTTTTGGTGTGCAGTTATTCCTTTGGGTACATGTAAGATAAACACATTGCCACCTTCTTGAGGTAAGACGGAAATTTCGATATTGTTTATCTTTGGAGTTATGTTTGACGAAAGAAGTTGTGATAACTGATCCTTTGTCATTTCTGTCGATGGAATAGGCGTAATTAACTCTGGAAGAGAAAGACCGTTAGAAACATTTTTCTCAGCAAGCCCATAGATGAAGATACCTCCATTAGCATTTGCCATAGCACTAATATCCTTTGCCAATTCTTCTTTCCACTTTGGATTCGCCTTAGCAAAAGAACGTTTGTATTCTAACTCGGTAGATTCCTCCACAGAATTGTCTATCAAAAATTGTATGTCCGCAATGCTTTCTATAGTCATACGTCTTACGTTTGTGTTAGAAAAGTCCCGATGGAACAAGCCCCAATGAATTAATAGACTCATAGGCATTGGAAAGCGAATCAAACACCTTCAACACATCGTTGTAGTCCCAGAACTTGAGTTCGTCACGTATTGCCTTCAAAGAAGATGCTTCCTTCTTAATCTTCTCCAATTGCTTGGCGTCAGAAACGGCAACAATGCCTTGTACCGACGGGTTGTTCTTTGCCTTCATCAGATTTAGCAACAGGCTGTCTATACTGCCGCTGGTTTGAACCTCAAACACGTATGTTATTCTTCCCATATTACCAACTGAAACTTCCCAGATGGCATCAACAACTGCACCATCAGCGACTTTCTTCTCAACTTCTGCCTTGAAGCCAAGGAAAGAACCTATGTCCCTGATTCTGTCTCTTACATCATTATGGACAAAAGCCTTCTGCTTCTCTGTTTCTTTTTCTGGTTTCTCTTCCACAGGAACAGCTGTATCTGCAGGCTCTATCTGCAGGTCTTTCCAAATGAAGTAGTCTAAGGCAAGTAGGTCTTCGATTTCGCTGACACCTTGCTTCTTTGCTGACTCCACAAGTTCACGACCAACCTTAGAGAGATAAGCGTATTTCTTACCATCAAGAGCAGAATTATATTTAGGAACTTTAGAAATACCCAAAGCTATGAAACCTGTAAGCGATTTCTTGTTCCAAAGAATGAACTCATTTGGATTGAACTTATTCAGCAACTCGCTGATGATAGCTGGCCCCAAGCCCTTAATCTTCTCACGGAACTCATCCCATCGGTTTTCGATGGATGCTTTCCCGTAGAACAGATTAACAAGTTGCTTACGAATCAAGTCTATGCCATTGCTTTCAATGACATTATCGAGGTAATACTTCTTATTTCCCCACATGCGCATAGCCCACAGAGGTGCTATAAGATTGAAGAACTCCTCCTCTGACAGGTTCTGCAATCGTTCTTTTGTGTACGATTGCATCTCTTTACACATGGCGTGACGCTCATTGAATTCAGCTTCTACTTCCGCCTTATTGCTGTTTGACCATTTCTTGTAGTTGAAAAGGGCTGTTGAATATAATTTTTCGTTCATGATTATAATGCTATTACTTTAGATATTTATCGAGGATAGATTGTATGAGTTTACCAATTTCTTTTTGTTTATCATCCACCTTTTTACATTCATCTACTATCTTTTTTTGAATGTCCGGAGAAGGTATGGGAATGTCAAAATTTGGAATAATCTTTTTATCTCCGCGTGGCATCTTTACACCCTTTTTACCTACCATCATGTAGTCAAAGAACGTATCTGTTGACATAATGACTTTTAGGTAGTCATTCAATACTTCCTTAGGCTTAGAGTTCCTAAAAACAAGGACATCTTTTGAACAACCACCGTCACGGTCAGCCATCCAAATCTTCTTCAGATATGGACGAATATTTGAAACAAGAATATCACCTTTTTTAAATGCTGTGATAGAATCTATGTTTGGAACATCTTTGTAGGCAACAACCCCCGCACGATTTTGCAGCATATTCTCCGTAGATATGTAGTCGGAAACGGATATACTCGACATCTTAATTGAGGTAGTTACATAAGGAGCAACTACTGACAATTTTTCTGTAGATGTTCCTTCTTTACACTCGATTTTGGGATAAACAAGAATTGGAGTGGTTTTGATTGCCTTGTCAAAATCCACTCGCTTAAAATCAAGCATATCCTCAAGTAGGTAGGAATCAACATACACTCCTATCTCCTTTGGCACATCCACATCTTCACCAAGATAATTCTTGCGGATAAGGGTATTTATCTTTTCTTCATTGAATAGATTATGTGGATCGAAAAGAGGAGTCTCGATCTGTTGTATTCCTTTGTTGGCAGCAATTTCATTGTCGTCATCTTCCACGACAGCACCAAGGTATTTTATACCCTCGCTACCCTTGCGACTGCTCCATTCATAGCCAAGGAATTTCTTTGTTTCAGATGTCTTAGTAGGAGATTTTACCACAATTACCGACTGTGGATTGCTTTCGCAGAGCATAAAGTAATAGAGCTTATCTTTCTCCACGTTTCGGATAGAGTCAAAAATATGCTTCGCCAATTCTGCATCCTTCATAGTTTGGGTATAACGAGCAGTTACTCTCTTCTTCTTGATATGTTCTGCCACTGTGTTATTAGAGAACTTAGCTTTATAAGCAGCGAAAATCTCATGCTTC
This window contains:
- a CDS encoding helix-turn-helix domain-containing protein, yielding MTIESIADIQFLIDNSVEESTELEYKRSFAKANPKWKEELAKDISAMANANGGIFIYGLAEKNVSNGLSLPELITPIPSTEMTKDQLSQLLSSNITPKINNIEISVLPQEGGNVFILHVPKGITAHQNKINHLYYIRRNATVEVMEDYEIRDVMNRQSNTPLEIDGCGLYKTKNDPYSNKVEYTFMAKIQNVGHSVCEVYKLNVYFNKISLHCEFSFPSNENFSYTALDAERLKISCRYQEPIFGGETLEMGHFVLHIDKDHEEEFLDGLIIDMILFYPGGSCDVAFIPSEQRYVEGRDKINTLLGRDKRIDYPILEVDSFKKIEKN